A single genomic interval of Zingiber officinale cultivar Zhangliang chromosome 4A, Zo_v1.1, whole genome shotgun sequence harbors:
- the LOC121970083 gene encoding 20 kDa chaperonin, chloroplastic-like, with protein MAALQPFKCGVVGVRSLPLFEGLRVAPTDGYASSCIGTPGLVLKSRRFSGLVVKSATVISPKYSSIKPVGDRVLVKIKSSEEQTSGGILLPTTAQTKPQSGEVVAVGEGRTIGKIEIKIGVEVGKQVVYSKYAGTELEFNGSNHLLLKEDDLIGILETDDIKDLEPLNDRVLIKVAEAEEKTAGGLLLTQATKEKPSVGTVIAVGPGNRDLDGNWSPVKLAVGSTIMYSKYAGSEFKSSDGAEFIVLRASDVMAILS; from the exons ATGGCAGCTTTGCAGCCATTTAAATGCGGAGTGGTCGGAGTGCGTAGTTTGCCTTTGTTCGAAGGTCTCCGTGTTGCCCCAACCGACGGCTACGCCTCTTCATGCATTGGAACACCAGGGTTGGTGCTAAAAAGTAGAAGATTTTCTGGGCTTGTCGTCAAGTCAGCTACAGTTATCTCTCCGAAG TACTCATCTATCAAGCCTGTGGGTGATAGAGTCCTAGTTAAGATCAAGTCTTCAGAAGAGCAAACCAGTGGAGGAATACTGCTGCCTACTACTGCTCAGACAAAACCTCAAAGTGGTGAGGTGGTTGCTGTTGGAGAAGGTAGAACAATTgggaaaattgaaataaaaattgGAGTTGAG GTTGGTAAACAAGTTGTCTACTCAAAGTATGCTGGAACAGAACTTGAATTCAATGGATCTAATCATCTTTTGCTGAAAGAAGATGACCTCATTGGTATTCTTGAAACGGATGATATCAAGGACCTAGAACCACTCAATGATCGAGTTCTAATCAAG GTGGCAGAAGCAGAGGAGAAGACTGCTGGTGGCTTGCTGCTGACTCAGGCTACAAAGGAGAAGCCTTCAGTGGGGACG GTGATCGCAGTTGGCCCTGGCAATAGGGATCTTGATGGCAATTGGTCCCCAGTGAAACTTGCAGTCGGGAGCACCATCATGTACTCAAAGTACGCCGGAAGCGAGTTCAAGAGCAGCGATGGCGCGGAATTCATCGTTCTGAGAGCATCTGATGTCATGGCAATCCTCTCTTAG